A genomic window from Maridesulfovibrio sp. includes:
- a CDS encoding Crp/Fnr family transcriptional regulator, whose translation MIDSVLRSKAMSALRDAIEAYEIIQNDTWDLLQEKCSCIRLGKGEILYSAGITPSSFSYVYTGLLRAFTADEHGNEYTKIFFDKGSFPGSMRALLLSEPSEFTIETLEPSLIVTIPFNYYRELLRLKHDLALFQIAYLEKKWLIAKEVREVEIVMEEAADRYRKFLLDNPDLQGRVQQYHIASHLGITPTQLSRIRKKYPEINLCK comes from the coding sequence GTGATTGATTCTGTATTGAGATCAAAAGCTATGTCTGCATTGAGGGATGCGATTGAAGCATATGAAATAATCCAAAATGATACTTGGGATTTGTTGCAGGAAAAATGTTCATGCATCCGTTTGGGGAAGGGAGAAATCCTCTACAGTGCAGGCATCACACCATCTTCATTCAGCTATGTATACACTGGATTGCTCAGGGCGTTTACGGCTGATGAACATGGCAATGAATATACAAAAATTTTTTTTGATAAAGGAAGTTTTCCCGGTTCAATGCGAGCCTTACTCCTGTCAGAACCTTCTGAATTTACAATTGAGACCTTGGAGCCTTCACTCATAGTCACTATTCCTTTTAATTATTATCGCGAATTGCTGCGACTGAAACATGATCTGGCTCTTTTTCAGATTGCTTATTTGGAGAAAAAATGGCTTATTGCCAAGGAAGTCAGAGAGGTTGAGATTGTTATGGAAGAAGCAGCGGATCGGTATAGAAAATTTTTGCTTGATAATCCAGACTTACAGGGAAGAGTTCAACAATATCACATAGCTTCACATCTCGGTATAACACCAACCCAGCTTAGTCGTATCCGAAAAAAATATCCTGAAATCAACCTATGTAAATGA
- a CDS encoding DMT family transporter, with the protein MKWAFGAFIAGAAITTQASINAQLGVLLKNSLIGTTIAFAASSFFTLLAVIASTKHYPQLATVQSVPVYLWFSGGALAAFGVGMYYFLIPKMGVGPMMSYALAGQLILAVIASHFGWFSMPVKQIDFIRFMGIFAVIAGVVLINFEK; encoded by the coding sequence ATGAAATGGGCTTTCGGGGCTTTTATAGCAGGGGCGGCAATCACTACACAGGCGAGTATAAATGCGCAACTTGGAGTGCTACTGAAAAATTCTCTTATTGGCACAACCATTGCCTTCGCCGCTAGCTCCTTCTTTACTTTGTTGGCAGTGATTGCATCAACGAAACATTATCCTCAACTAGCGACTGTTCAATCAGTTCCAGTCTACTTGTGGTTTTCAGGCGGAGCTTTGGCTGCCTTTGGTGTTGGGATGTATTATTTTCTTATTCCCAAAATGGGGGTCGGCCCAATGATGTCCTATGCATTGGCCGGCCAACTTATACTTGCAGTTATTGCAAGTCATTTCGGGTGGTTCAGCATGCCTGTAAAGCAAATTGATTTCATAAGGTTTATGGGGATATTTGCTGTAATTGCAGGGGTTGTACTTATAAATTTTGAGAAATAA
- a CDS encoding arylamine N-acetyltransferase, whose translation MERHKMVENYLKILNLHDKKLDFDFLCDAVSRHVATFAFSSVGCQLGDDLPLDFESLYQRIVIERRGGYCFEQNGLFFGVLEELGFSPTLYLGRVIHNQDIHPGLTHRITLVEYEGQQYVLDVGFGFLGPSQPVPMSGVEVDDGRRRFRIAERRPGEFHMQIFKDGNFFSLYRFELARYGQADCELGHFFSHKHPKAAFVNHLVASLILEAETRSLVDLTYRIIGPSSTQSREISNPEELGKILTEEFGLKVKETESSRLYEKLKDRQ comes from the coding sequence ATGGAACGGCATAAAATGGTAGAAAATTATCTGAAGATTTTAAATTTGCATGATAAGAAACTGGATTTTGATTTTCTATGTGATGCAGTCTCCCGACATGTTGCTACTTTTGCTTTCAGCAGTGTTGGATGCCAACTTGGAGATGACTTGCCACTGGATTTTGAATCATTATACCAGAGAATTGTTATAGAACGACGCGGGGGATACTGCTTTGAACAAAACGGACTGTTTTTTGGAGTCCTCGAAGAGCTTGGATTTTCTCCAACGCTGTATCTGGGGCGTGTGATTCATAATCAGGATATTCACCCCGGATTAACACACCGAATTACTTTGGTCGAATATGAAGGGCAGCAATATGTGCTGGATGTAGGCTTTGGTTTTCTCGGTCCCTCGCAGCCTGTCCCGATGTCTGGAGTCGAGGTTGATGATGGTAGAAGGCGTTTCCGCATAGCAGAACGCCGGCCCGGCGAGTTCCATATGCAAATTTTTAAAGATGGGAATTTCTTCTCTCTGTATCGATTTGAGTTGGCTCGCTACGGTCAGGCTGATTGTGAGCTGGGTCACTTTTTTTCTCATAAGCATCCCAAAGCTGCTTTTGTTAACCATTTAGTAGCTTCATTAATTCTTGAAGCAGAGACCCGTTCTCTGGTCGATTTAACGTATCGGATTATAGGGCCGTCAAGCACTCAAAGTCGGGAGATTTCTAATCCAGAGGAGCTCGGGAAAATACTTACAGAAGAGTTTGGGCTCAAGGTAAAAGAGACTGAAAGTTCTCGGCTGTATGAAAAACTTAAAGACAGGCAATAA
- a CDS encoding DUF2000 domain-containing protein yields MSDKKYVIVLDKNLPVGLQVNTAAVLATSIGQASEGVVGPDVEDGSGRTHQGITQLPIPILASDAKSLAELYEKASSVEDLFLVDFTSTAQKARHYDHYMQQMAARATDELEFVGIGLLGDDSHIKKLTGSLPLLR; encoded by the coding sequence ATGTCGGATAAAAAATATGTGATTGTTTTGGATAAGAATTTACCAGTTGGATTACAGGTAAATACTGCGGCTGTTTTGGCTACTAGTATAGGTCAGGCCAGTGAAGGTGTAGTAGGCCCTGATGTTGAAGATGGCTCCGGCAGGACTCATCAGGGGATAACCCAATTACCTATTCCTATCTTGGCTTCAGATGCAAAAAGTCTTGCCGAGCTCTACGAAAAAGCATCATCCGTTGAAGATTTGTTTCTGGTAGATTTTACTTCGACCGCTCAAAAAGCAAGACACTACGATCACTACATGCAGCAAATGGCCGCACGTGCAACAGATGAATTGGAGTTTGTAGGAATTGGTCTTTTGGGTGATGATTCACATATTAAAAAGTTGACAGGTTCTCTTCCGCTTTTGAGATAA
- a CDS encoding 5-methyltetrahydropteroyltriglutamate--homocysteine S-methyltransferase: protein MNKEFENATSRSIPPFRADIVGSFLRPSSIKEARKKLLEGTITNQDLREVEDQAIIELVNNQKQNGLRVVTDGEFRRSWWHLDFMAGLDGLEKRVTSEGFTFHGVKTRSESVELKGRIKFGEHPMLSHFRFLKECAGDCTAKMTIPSPAMLHFVLTVRNKEFALPDFYLNEEDLITDIVAAYRDALAAFYKAGCRYLQLDDTSWGALCSTSEREAFAERNIDPDGLAEKYVDIVNKSIADRPEDMVVTMHICRGNYRSTWFSSGGYDPVAPILFAKAKLDGFFLEYDSDRSGDFEPLRYINDQLVVLGLVTSKTGELEDKEEIISRITEAAKIVPINQLCLSPQCGFSSTEEGNTLNEDQQWAKIRLIENIAAEIWK, encoded by the coding sequence ATGAATAAAGAATTTGAAAATGCGACTTCTAGATCAATCCCCCCGTTTCGCGCCGATATTGTAGGTAGTTTTCTGCGACCGTCTTCCATTAAAGAAGCCAGAAAGAAACTTCTTGAGGGAACAATCACGAACCAAGATTTACGCGAAGTTGAAGATCAGGCCATTATTGAGCTTGTTAATAATCAGAAGCAAAACGGTCTTAGGGTCGTAACTGATGGTGAATTTCGCCGCAGTTGGTGGCATCTTGATTTTATGGCCGGATTGGACGGGCTGGAAAAGAGAGTAACCAGCGAAGGTTTTACTTTTCATGGCGTCAAGACAAGATCTGAGAGTGTTGAGCTTAAGGGTAGAATCAAGTTTGGCGAGCATCCTATGCTTTCCCATTTTCGTTTTTTAAAAGAATGTGCTGGGGATTGTACTGCAAAGATGACCATCCCTTCACCCGCAATGCTTCATTTTGTGCTTACTGTGCGAAATAAAGAATTTGCATTGCCTGATTTTTATTTGAATGAAGAAGACCTTATTACCGATATCGTAGCGGCATACCGTGATGCCCTCGCTGCTTTCTATAAAGCAGGATGCCGTTATCTCCAACTGGATGATACCAGCTGGGGAGCCTTATGCTCTACTTCTGAGCGTGAAGCTTTTGCCGAGAGAAATATCGACCCTGATGGTTTAGCTGAAAAATATGTGGATATTGTGAACAAATCTATAGCTGACCGCCCAGAAGACATGGTGGTTACCATGCACATATGTCGTGGAAACTACCGTTCTACATGGTTTTCCAGCGGAGGTTATGATCCGGTCGCGCCGATTCTCTTTGCCAAAGCCAAACTGGATGGATTCTTTTTGGAATACGACTCTGATCGGTCCGGTGATTTTGAACCTTTACGGTACATCAATGATCAGCTGGTTGTGCTTGGATTGGTTACTTCCAAAACCGGAGAACTTGAAGACAAGGAAGAAATTATCTCCCGCATCACCGAGGCGGCCAAGATCGTGCCCATAAATCAGCTATGCCTTAGCCCCCAGTGCGGGTTTTCATCCACTGAAGAAGGAAATACACTGAATGAAGATCAGCAGTGGGCAAAGATTCGTTTAATCGAAAATATCGCCGCTGAGATATGGAAATAA
- a CDS encoding transporter substrate-binding domain-containing protein: MKYTIYFLISILTCLSIEFHDESIAHALEKKVTVAGDLEKENGYLVKITNAAFLRVGYEPEFIFLPWIRAITGTIEGEYDVLLAAYHTDDREKELRYSDPIGTAVVVLLKLRSKNVSFNKIEDLAQYRIGHIKGSKVSTEFDKAEKEYLNVQYVVDTTLNLKKLLKHRIDLVVEKKERIEALLQTTFRDSANKFAYVDPPLKINNYYNCSSRKNKRSYQIIQDFNRGLSLIKEDGTYDAILKHHNISAE; the protein is encoded by the coding sequence ATGAAATATACCATATACTTTCTTATCAGCATTTTGACTTGCCTTTCTATTGAATTCCATGATGAATCAATAGCTCATGCTTTGGAAAAAAAAGTTACCGTCGCTGGGGACTTAGAAAAAGAAAACGGCTATCTTGTGAAAATAACCAACGCGGCCTTCCTGCGGGTCGGTTATGAGCCTGAATTTATCTTTTTACCATGGATTAGAGCGATTACCGGCACGATTGAAGGGGAATACGATGTTCTTCTCGCCGCCTACCACACTGACGACCGAGAAAAGGAACTACGTTACTCTGATCCGATCGGGACAGCCGTTGTCGTTTTACTGAAACTTAGATCCAAGAATGTGTCTTTCAATAAGATTGAGGACTTGGCACAGTACAGAATAGGGCACATTAAAGGCTCAAAAGTCAGCACGGAATTTGACAAGGCAGAAAAAGAGTATCTTAACGTTCAATATGTAGTTGACACCACACTTAATCTAAAAAAGCTGCTCAAACATAGAATTGACCTCGTAGTTGAGAAAAAAGAGCGCATAGAAGCCCTGCTGCAGACCACCTTCCGAGACTCTGCCAATAAATTCGCGTATGTCGACCCTCCCCTAAAAATTAACAATTACTACAATTGCAGTTCGCGAAAGAATAAGCGCAGCTATCAAATCATACAAGATTTCAACCGCGGATTGAGTCTCATCAAAGAAGACGGGACATATGATGCAATACTTAAACACCACAACATCTCGGCTGAATAA
- a CDS encoding sigma-54-dependent Fis family transcriptional regulator has translation MHLLIRDGNSFEISPQQSEPSRPVKHTFSCSSPKRGPQTNYSQWKKFVEGREVDLKNLDEAIVDSWNRCKSMNVEHAPRSCWDFLPMSQLEPYTSTLEKICTNVEQTAYEAIRGKELLITFTNAKARVIRTCGDLGVLEQADKLNFGPGANWAEECVGTNAIGTALKTGRPMQVFGEEHFCRSHHSWSCTASPIIDPHGSIWGCVDISGPVNSDHSKNLELVLQATRSLEQRLCRLYCSELEGHLGTMFSSMFNSVMTGVISLDKNGTILSANTAAETLLGNPWEPMRGRHAAEFFDYEAFSAKLNRTSLHEPVTMHCHANPGLFVRGLTVCSLTGSRLETIVTICETQPTHSRSATKHRETPTTNHQTESTPEGFEHILHSSSCMNQIIRQAARASKTPSTVLLFGESGTGKELFAKGIYKSGPRADKPFIAMNCGAFSEELIQSELFGYRGGSFTGASAKGREGKFQKADKGVLFLDEISEMPLSQQVKLLRVLEERAVVPIGGTTPQPVDVKIIAATNKDLMQQVKKGLFREDLFYRLNVVGISIPALRERGNDVIQLAEYHLERMCDDFGISCNGMTDDARQTLVLHDWPGNVRELVNCIEFAMNNMSGVWLEKQHLPPYLLEKAKTGKAIIGASQDTGFELKQMEADTIRQALDYHKGNISKTAKALGIGRNTLYAKLDRHNILL, from the coding sequence ATGCATTTACTCATTAGAGATGGGAACAGCTTTGAAATCAGCCCTCAGCAGAGTGAGCCTTCCCGGCCTGTTAAGCATACCTTTTCCTGCTCAAGCCCCAAGAGAGGGCCGCAGACGAACTATTCACAATGGAAAAAATTTGTCGAAGGCAGAGAAGTAGACCTGAAAAATCTTGATGAAGCCATTGTCGATTCATGGAACAGGTGTAAAAGCATGAATGTGGAACACGCTCCGCGCAGCTGCTGGGATTTTCTGCCCATGTCCCAGCTGGAGCCTTACACCTCTACCCTTGAAAAGATATGCACAAATGTTGAGCAGACGGCCTATGAGGCTATCCGAGGCAAGGAACTTCTTATTACTTTTACAAATGCCAAGGCCAGAGTGATCCGTACCTGCGGAGATCTTGGAGTTTTAGAACAGGCGGACAAGCTTAATTTCGGCCCCGGAGCCAACTGGGCAGAGGAATGTGTCGGGACTAACGCCATAGGCACAGCGCTGAAAACAGGCCGTCCAATGCAGGTTTTCGGTGAAGAGCATTTTTGCCGCAGTCACCACAGCTGGAGCTGTACCGCCTCCCCTATCATTGACCCGCACGGCAGTATCTGGGGCTGTGTTGATATTTCAGGTCCTGTGAATTCGGACCACAGCAAAAACCTTGAACTTGTCCTACAGGCAACACGGTCTCTGGAACAAAGATTGTGTCGCCTTTATTGCTCTGAGCTTGAGGGACATCTGGGGACAATGTTTTCATCGATGTTCAATTCTGTCATGACCGGAGTTATCTCGCTGGACAAAAACGGAACAATACTGAGTGCCAATACTGCGGCGGAAACTTTGCTGGGCAATCCATGGGAACCAATGAGGGGCAGACATGCTGCTGAATTTTTTGATTATGAAGCATTTAGCGCCAAACTGAACAGGACATCACTGCATGAACCGGTAACCATGCATTGCCATGCCAATCCCGGTCTTTTTGTCCGTGGACTGACTGTTTGCAGCCTTACCGGGTCCCGCCTCGAAACAATAGTAACAATTTGCGAGACTCAGCCTACGCATTCAAGGTCCGCGACAAAGCATCGGGAAACACCAACCACCAATCATCAAACAGAAAGCACTCCTGAAGGATTTGAGCATATTCTTCATTCCAGCAGCTGTATGAATCAAATCATCCGTCAGGCTGCACGCGCTTCAAAAACACCTTCCACAGTCCTGTTATTCGGAGAATCCGGAACAGGTAAAGAATTGTTTGCCAAAGGTATCTACAAATCAGGTCCCCGGGCGGATAAACCTTTTATCGCCATGAACTGCGGGGCTTTTTCCGAAGAGCTCATACAGAGCGAACTTTTCGGCTACCGGGGTGGCTCTTTTACCGGTGCTTCAGCTAAAGGCAGGGAAGGGAAATTCCAAAAGGCTGATAAGGGAGTACTTTTTCTGGATGAGATTTCGGAAATGCCTCTTTCACAGCAGGTGAAACTTTTGAGGGTTCTGGAGGAAAGGGCTGTGGTTCCTATTGGCGGCACAACCCCACAGCCAGTGGATGTGAAAATAATTGCAGCGACAAACAAGGATTTGATGCAGCAGGTAAAGAAAGGACTATTTCGCGAGGATCTGTTTTATAGACTTAATGTAGTTGGAATAAGTATTCCTGCACTACGGGAACGTGGGAACGATGTTATTCAGCTGGCAGAATACCATCTTGAACGCATGTGCGATGATTTCGGCATCAGCTGTAACGGAATGACTGATGATGCACGACAAACTCTCGTTCTTCACGACTGGCCCGGGAATGTCCGTGAACTGGTCAATTGTATTGAATTTGCAATGAACAATATGTCTGGAGTCTGGCTTGAAAAACAGCACCTGCCACCTTATCTCCTTGAAAAAGCAAAAACAGGCAAAGCGATCATCGGTGCATCTCAAGATACGGGCTTCGAATTGAAACAGATGGAAGCAGACACCATCCGGCAGGCACTCGACTACCATAAAGGCAATATCAGCAAAACGGCTAAGGCTCTTGGAATCGGCCGCAATACATTATATGCGAAGCTGGATCGCCATAATATTCTGCTTTGA
- a CDS encoding dihydrolipoamide acetyltransferase family protein — protein MAQEVIMPKWGLTMKEGKLARWLKAEGDTVEAGEALFEVETDKITNSVEAPVSGVLAQIIVAEGEVAEVQAVLAIIAAPGETPEKYSTTSGSASEAANQTVADKPEESGASQTPAGSEEFVKAMPAARKLAEDLQINLATVTGTGRNGSITMKDVQAAADAPFKNINASPKAIEFARKKGVDLSQVIGTGDGGKITKADILKAMNPAVEQPSQAAPAVQQDSIIPMEGVRKLIADNMQASLNNAAQLSVFVELDVTEMVRLRETLRERNKRNKEYRISYNDIISYATCRALKRHPIMNSTIQDDGIHMHGYVNLGIAVALPNGLIVPNVKMADSFTLEELKDKVRDVAGRAREGGLEMDEISGGTFTISNVSMLGVDGFTPILNPPETGILGIGRIVEKPAVKDGEIQIRSMMTLSLTFNHMTTDGAPAMSFLRELGDMLENPGLMIM, from the coding sequence ATGGCTCAAGAAGTGATTATGCCCAAATGGGGCTTAACCATGAAAGAAGGCAAACTCGCTCGCTGGCTCAAAGCTGAAGGAGACACGGTGGAAGCCGGAGAAGCTCTCTTTGAGGTGGAGACCGACAAAATCACCAACTCGGTGGAAGCCCCGGTCAGCGGTGTCCTTGCCCAAATCATAGTTGCGGAAGGGGAGGTTGCCGAAGTTCAGGCCGTGCTGGCAATTATTGCTGCACCGGGTGAAACACCTGAAAAATATTCAACAACTTCCGGCAGTGCCAGTGAAGCTGCTAACCAGACTGTAGCGGACAAGCCTGAGGAATCCGGAGCAAGTCAGACTCCTGCCGGCTCAGAGGAATTTGTCAAAGCCATGCCTGCTGCCCGCAAGCTTGCTGAAGACTTGCAGATAAATCTGGCTACAGTCACCGGAACAGGGCGTAACGGTTCTATTACCATGAAAGACGTGCAGGCTGCAGCCGATGCTCCTTTCAAGAATATCAACGCCAGCCCGAAAGCTATTGAGTTCGCGCGTAAGAAAGGAGTGGACCTCAGTCAGGTAATCGGAACCGGTGATGGCGGTAAAATAACCAAGGCCGACATTCTGAAGGCCATGAATCCGGCAGTTGAGCAACCGTCACAGGCAGCCCCGGCAGTTCAACAGGACTCCATCATTCCCATGGAAGGCGTGCGCAAGCTTATTGCGGACAACATGCAGGCTAGCCTTAACAATGCTGCCCAGCTTTCAGTTTTTGTGGAGCTTGATGTTACTGAAATGGTCCGGTTGCGTGAAACCCTGCGTGAACGCAACAAGCGTAATAAAGAATACCGCATTTCATACAATGACATCATTTCCTATGCAACCTGCCGTGCTCTTAAGCGTCATCCTATCATGAATTCTACCATTCAGGACGACGGCATCCATATGCACGGCTATGTCAACCTCGGCATTGCCGTCGCACTCCCTAATGGGCTTATCGTTCCTAACGTAAAAATGGCCGACTCCTTCACGCTGGAAGAGCTTAAGGACAAAGTCCGTGATGTTGCCGGACGTGCCCGTGAGGGTGGTCTGGAAATGGATGAGATTTCCGGCGGCACATTTACAATCAGTAACGTCAGCATGCTTGGCGTGGACGGTTTTACCCCAATCCTCAACCCGCCGGAAACCGGAATTCTGGGAATTGGCCGTATTGTTGAAAAGCCGGCTGTTAAAGACGGTGAAATCCAGATCAGAAGTATGATGACCCTTTCCCTGACTTTCAACCATATGACCACGGACGGAGCTCCGGCCATGTCTTTCCTGCGCGAACTGGGTGACATGCTGGAAAATCCCGGCCTGATGATCATGTAG
- a CDS encoding Lin0512 family protein, producing MARKRFAIELGYAADLHGEDMTKAAVRAVRDAVSRICLCGIVEICGRDRFQGVYVHAELAVPDPEKVDREAVLAAIPIGETSLNVVTGGISVPGIEVPCFGAGVSNIVAACAALTISIETDMGGTGNE from the coding sequence ATGGCAAGAAAACGGTTTGCTATCGAACTGGGCTACGCTGCTGACCTGCACGGCGAAGACATGACCAAGGCCGCAGTCCGAGCTGTTCGCGACGCGGTGTCGCGGATATGTCTGTGCGGTATTGTGGAAATCTGCGGTCGGGATAGGTTTCAGGGCGTTTACGTTCACGCCGAGCTGGCCGTTCCCGATCCGGAAAAAGTCGACCGGGAAGCCGTGCTTGCCGCTATTCCCATCGGCGAGACATCACTGAATGTGGTTACAGGTGGAATCAGCGTGCCGGGTATCGAAGTTCCATGCTTCGGTGCAGGTGTGAGCAACATTGTAGCCGCATGTGCAGCACTGACCATTTCCATTGAAACAGATATGGGCGGCACTGGGAATGAATAA
- a CDS encoding thiamine pyrophosphate-dependent dehydrogenase E1 component subunit alpha, with the protein MALSKKTLIQMYETMNRIRLFELKLQELFAAGEIPGFVHLYLGEEAVATGACSVLSDADMISSTHRGHGHLLAKGGDVKLMMAEIFGRQTGYCKGKGGSMHIADLNLGILGANGIVGGGGPLAVGAALAAKYKKTDKVALCFFGDGASNQGTTQEALNMASAWKLPLVFVNENNGYGISCPQCKSMAVVDIADRAAAYDMPGVVVDGNDVLAVREAIDEAVKRARKGDGPSLVECKTYRWRGHFEGDACTYRCNEELKEWMGKDPIPRFEAKLIESKTLTQKELDKIKADIGDEITEAVAFAKESPMPQSSALMEDVYA; encoded by the coding sequence ATGGCTCTCAGCAAGAAGACATTGATTCAAATGTACGAAACCATGAACAGGATCAGACTGTTCGAGCTGAAGCTTCAGGAACTTTTCGCTGCGGGCGAAATTCCGGGCTTCGTTCACCTTTATCTCGGAGAGGAAGCTGTCGCCACGGGAGCATGTTCCGTTCTCAGTGATGCCGATATGATTTCCAGTACCCATCGCGGACATGGGCATCTTCTGGCTAAAGGCGGTGATGTTAAGTTGATGATGGCAGAAATTTTCGGCAGGCAGACCGGCTATTGCAAAGGCAAAGGTGGCTCCATGCACATTGCCGATCTTAATCTCGGAATCCTTGGTGCTAACGGCATCGTCGGCGGAGGCGGACCTCTTGCTGTCGGAGCCGCTCTTGCTGCCAAATACAAGAAAACCGACAAGGTAGCTCTCTGCTTTTTCGGTGACGGAGCTTCCAACCAGGGAACCACACAGGAAGCACTGAACATGGCCAGTGCCTGGAAACTTCCGCTGGTCTTCGTAAACGAGAATAACGGCTACGGTATTTCCTGCCCGCAATGCAAATCCATGGCCGTTGTTGATATTGCGGACCGTGCTGCTGCTTACGACATGCCCGGCGTGGTTGTTGACGGCAATGATGTTTTGGCTGTGCGTGAAGCTATTGACGAAGCAGTCAAACGCGCACGTAAAGGTGACGGTCCTTCCCTTGTTGAATGCAAGACTTACCGCTGGCGCGGTCATTTCGAAGGTGACGCGTGTACTTACCGTTGTAACGAAGAGCTGAAGGAGTGGATGGGAAAAGATCCCATTCCCCGTTTCGAAGCCAAGCTCATTGAAAGCAAGACTCTTACCCAGAAAGAACTGGATAAGATAAAAGCAGATATTGGCGATGAAATTACTGAAGCTGTAGCATTTGCCAAAGAAAGTCCCATGCCGCAGAGCAGCGCGCTGATGGAAGACGTGTACGCTTAA
- a CDS encoding alpha-ketoacid dehydrogenase subunit beta, which translates to MSEKTYLQALNEALRQEMERDENVFILGEDVGQFGGCFGVTQGLYDEFGENRVMDTPITESAIVGAATGAAFSGLRPVAELMFVDFIGVSMDQLFNQAAKMRYMFGGKSTVPMTLRMPQGAGIGAAAQHSQCLESWFMNIPGLKVAIPATPYDAKGLLISAIRDDNPVVFLEHKMLYGVSGEVPDESYTIEIGKADIKREGSDVTIVATSQMVYTALAAAEKLAAEGIEAEVVDPRCVLPLDTDTILESVKKTHALVIAHEAVQFAGPGAEIAAFVAEEGIEYLDAPVKRVGAPFCPVPFSPPLEQHYIPGVEDIVKAVKSIR; encoded by the coding sequence ATGTCCGAAAAAACATACCTTCAAGCACTCAATGAAGCATTGAGACAGGAAATGGAGCGCGATGAGAATGTTTTCATTCTCGGCGAAGACGTGGGACAGTTCGGCGGTTGCTTCGGTGTAACCCAGGGGCTTTACGATGAGTTCGGCGAAAATCGTGTCATGGATACCCCCATTACTGAAAGTGCCATTGTCGGCGCAGCCACCGGTGCAGCCTTCAGCGGTCTGCGCCCGGTTGCAGAGCTTATGTTTGTTGATTTCATCGGAGTATCCATGGACCAGCTCTTCAACCAGGCCGCCAAGATGCGTTACATGTTCGGCGGTAAATCAACTGTGCCCATGACCCTGCGCATGCCTCAGGGAGCCGGTATCGGCGCCGCAGCACAGCATTCCCAGTGCCTAGAATCATGGTTCATGAACATTCCCGGACTCAAAGTGGCGATTCCGGCTACCCCTTATGATGCCAAGGGTCTGCTTATCAGCGCAATCCGTGATGACAACCCCGTTGTGTTCCTTGAACACAAGATGCTTTACGGTGTAAGTGGCGAAGTCCCGGATGAAAGCTACACCATTGAAATCGGTAAAGCTGATATCAAACGTGAAGGCAGTGATGTAACCATCGTTGCGACCTCCCAGATGGTTTACACCGCTCTGGCAGCAGCCGAGAAACTGGCAGCCGAAGGCATTGAAGCAGAAGTTGTCGACCCTCGCTGTGTACTCCCCCTCGATACCGATACCATTCTTGAATCCGTTAAAAAGACCCATGCGCTGGTAATTGCCCATGAAGCGGTTCAGTTCGCCGGTCCCGGAGCCGAAATCGCAGCATTTGTTGCCGAAGAAGGAATCGAATATCTTGATGCCCCTGTTAAGCGGGTCGGTGCTCCTTTCTGCCCCGTCCCCTTTTCACCCCCTCTAGAACAGCACTACATCCCCGGAGTGGAAGATATTGTTAAGGCAGTAAAGAGCATTCGTTAA